The following nucleotide sequence is from Anolis sagrei isolate rAnoSag1 chromosome 11, rAnoSag1.mat, whole genome shotgun sequence.
attattttacatttatattaGTATGCtcttatattataaatataatagtaaataatatttatatttattattattaataataatatgttatatattattattttatactatattatacactagccatcccctgccatgcattgctgtggcccagtctttgtatatgtgttttgtgtgtgtatatatttgtgtatatgtgtatatatgtgcgtttgtgtgtatatatgtagttttgcacatgtgttgtaatgtattttttattttattggctttttaagtcccttccgctgtgttttcactgtttttatgagtgatggccactcgttggccttataggtatattgtgtccaaatttcgtgtcaattcatccagtggtttttgagttatgttgatgcCACAAACAaatagtacatttttatttatatagattatatatacaaTTTTATATTACTTTTTACTGTGATTGCATACTATTGTTtgctattattatgtttttattttattattgctataaTATATATTACTTTATCATTACTGTCTTTACAtattactgttattgtattgctgtagtatatatttattttattatattactagcggtcccctgctatgcgtttctgtggcccagtctggtgatatggaaaataaaggaaatagaaagtgctggtttctaatatatgtaatgtctttatgattgtggataaacagtatttcttgatgtttctttgatagtgttgacgtagagattgtctagtttgcctactctggaacatacaacatgtaattgtctttctttaggggtccctttcaaatctatgatactttatctctcagtgtgtgaatcatatatatctatctatatctatagctggatggctctctgtcaggagggctttgatgatgttttcttgccctggtgaagggagttggactgaatggccttaagtattttctgttggtcatgggggtcctgtgtgggaagtttgccccaattctgtcgtttgtggggttcagaatgctctttgattgtaggtaaactataaatcccagtatctacaactcccaagtgtcaaggtctattccccccaaactccatgtgtgttcctatttgggcatatggaatattcatgccaagtttggtccagatccatcattatttgagtccacagtgctctctggatgtaagtgaactacaactcccaaactcaaggtcaatgcccaccaaacccagtattttctgctggtcatgggaaaactgtgtgccaagtttggttcaattccattgttggtggggttcagaatgctctttgattgtagatgaactataaatcccagcaactacaactcccaaatgacaaaatctattttttttttagtcttgtgtccaaatttggtgtcaattcatccagtggtttttgagttatgttgatgcCACAAACAAATagtacattaggttcttgtggggtttttttcgggctatagagccatgttctagaggcatttctcctgacgtttcgcctgcatctatggcaagcatcctcagaggtgtgaggtctgttggaattaggacaatgggtttatatatctgtggaatggctggggtggggcaaagagctcttccctgctgcagttaggtgtgaatgtttagctgatcaccttcattagcatttgaaggtctgcctgagcctgggaaaatctgttgctgggaggtgttaatctgtgcctggttttttcctctctgttgtttagctgttataattttagagtttttttaatagtggtagccagattttgttcattttcatggtctcttcctttctgttgaatttgtccacatgcttgtggatttcaatggcttctctgtgtagtctgacatggtggttgttggagtggtccagcatttctgtgttctcaaataatatgctgtgtccaggctggttcatcaggtgctctgctatggctgacttctctggttgaagtagtctgcagtgcctttcatgttccttgatgcgtgtctgggcgctgcgtttggtggtccctatgtagacttgtccacagctgcatggtacacaatggtagactcctgcagaggtgagaggatccctcttgtcctttgctgaacggagcattggttggattttcttggtgggtttgtagatggtttgtatgttgtgtttcctcatcagcttccctctgcggtcagtggttcccttgatgtatggcaggaacacttttcctctgggtggatcttcatctttactctcgtggcttgttcttggtcttgaagctcttctgatgtctgaggtggagtctccattggcctggagagcccagttgaggtggttcaagttcatcttggaggaggtgggcttcgcagattctttttgcacggtctgccaaggctttaatggtgcttcttttttgacttgggtgatggttggagtttttatgtagatatctatctgtgtgtgtgggttttctgtagacggtgtgacccaattgttgatctggtttgcggatgactaggacatctagaaaaggcagtcttccttcattttctatttccatggtgaactggatgtttgggtggatgctgttcagatggtccaggaacctgttgagttcttcatctccatggctccaaatggtgaaggtgtcatccacatatctgaaccatatcatgggctttttggttgctgtctccagggcttgtttttcaaagtgttccatgtagaagttagctatgaccgggctgagagggctccccatagctactccatctttctgttcgtagaattcattgtcccactgaaagtaactggtggtaaggcaatggtgaaacagagccgtgatgtcttctgggaacctctggttgatgagtgccatggtgtctgctaccgggaccatagtaaatagagataccacatcgaagctgatcagtttgtcgtttgtatttagcttgagattgctgattttttctatgaagtgggctgagtccttgatgtagtgtgcagtgagcccaatatggctttgtaactgtgcagcaagaaattttgctaggtcgtatgtgggggatccaatggcaatagtacatttttatttatatagatatattattttatattacttcgTACTGTGATTGCATACTATTGTTtgctattattatgtttttattttattattgctattgctatAGTATATATTACTTTATCCTTACTGTTATTGTATTGCTgtattctatatttattttattatattgatattatcataatataatatatgataatataatggCAGTAATATATagtgtaataatagtaattttaaaGTAATATGAATATAGTCGTGTATACTAATGTACCCATGGCAGGAAGTCACCAAAGGGGCAGAAAGTTCTAGTTACCACTGTATTACATGAGAAGAATGTCCTTTTCTGTCTTTGGTTCGTGCCAAGCATGGAAGGGCCTGATGCTTCCTTGTTTGGCTGCCGGCTCTCTCTTTTATCTCTTTGTCCAAGGGTCTGCCCATGAGATCATCGCCAGCATTAGACTTTGCTTTTTGTGAAAGGGCAGCTTGTTTACGTACTCTAAAACTGAAGGGAAAGATTCTTTGCCCTGAAGGATGTCCAGGGAAAGAAACCAGtctgtctttcgggctgtaaaggtcgacaacaagctagacaaatagtcgggagcttactccaacctgggctgtgCCATCCGACTGACctttctgcctcttttctctctcctttctccttcctgttTTCCAGCAAAGGGTCGAGATCCACAAACTCCGCCAAGGGGAAAACCTCATCCTGGGTTTCAGCATCGGGGGCGGCATTGACCAGGACCCCTCCCAGAACCCCTTTTCCGAGGACAAGACCGACAAGGTCAGCGCTTggtattctgggtcatatggttGTACTGAAGGGCCCTCAAagacaccaataataataataatgataataatataattccaTCTCCTTGTATGGCAGAagaagtttggactggatggccccttgaggtctcttccaactctaggagtctcataataataataataataataataataattattattattattattattattattattccatcttCTTGTCTGGCAGAAGaatcttggactggatggccccttgaggtctcttccaactctaggagaataataataatattattattaataataataataataataattccatcttTTCTTACTGAAggagcttggactggatggcccttgaggtgtcttccaactctaggagtctcataataataataataataataataataataataataataataatagtaatagtaataataataattccatcttGTCTTACAGAAGGagcttggactgaatggcccttgaggtctcttccaactctaggagtctcataataataataataataataattattattattccatcttTTCTTACTGAAGGAGctttgactagatggcccttgaggtgtcttccaactttaggagtctcataataataataataataattccatcttGTCTGGCAGAAGaatcttggactggatggccctttgaggtctcttccaactaataataataagaagaataataagaataattccATCTTCATGTCTGGCAGAAGGaacttggactggatgaccccttgaggtctcttccagctttaggagtctcataataacaacaacaacaacaactttggggtAGTTTGAACCCCTAAATCACCCCTTTGCCTATGGGCTTGACAGCCTGCACCCCTGTTTTGGTGGCTTTGTATTTCTATGCATTGGCAAGCCTGACCAATGCTCTTGTCCTTCTCTTTCAGGGCATTTATGTGACCCGAGTGACGGAGGGCGGCCCGGCGGAAGTGGCGGGGCTTCAGGTGGGAGACAAGATCATGCAGGTGAGCCTCGCCCTTCGGGTTTGTTTTCAATCGGCCTGTTTCCTGGCCAGTGTGCGTATATAGATCAGACCTGGgccaaatataatacaatatgattatatatatgtgtgtgtgtgtgtgtgtaatatattgtatatacatgtaatatttatagtataaagtaatacaatactaatatgatataataattatatattttatattacatgtaacattactaataatattacaatataatggtataatgctATATAGTAATATCTAACACTGATATTGTTCTatctaatatatctatatatatatagatatatttataatatatctaatatattttattacatgtaataatataacataatgtaatgtaaaaatataatattgtatatacatataatattattatagtgtattactaataataatatgatattataattatatattttatactacatgtaatattactaataatattacaatataatggtataatactatATAGTAATATCTaacactgatattgtgctatgctaatataa
It contains:
- the TAX1BP3 gene encoding tax1-binding protein 3, whose translation is MSYIPGQPVTAVVQRVEIHKLRQGENLILGFSIGGGIDQDPSQNPFSEDKTDKGIYVTRVTEGGPAEVAGLQVGDKIMQVNGWDMTMVTHDQARKRLTKRNEEVVRLLVTRHSLQKAVQQSMMGPTCH